The Streptomyces capitiformicae genome contains the following window.
GAAGGCGGGTGTCGTCGTGGCGGAGCTGTCGGCGAACGCGGTGACGCACGGCCGCGTCCCGGGCCGGGACTGCGAGTTACGCCTTTCCCTCCCCACCGGCCCACTCCGTATCGAGATCACCGACACCCGTGCCGAACGACTGCCGCCCGGCCCCGGCCCCGGCGCCGTACGCCCGGCCCGTCCCCTCGACGACTCGGGCCGCGGCCTGACCCCGTCGAAGTCGCTGACTACATGAGTGTCCCCGGGAGGGCCGGGGGAGGCGGCCCTCCCGGGGCCGGGGGAGGGGGGCTGTTACTTCGCGACCGTCAGCAAGTCCCGCTGGTCCTCCGGCAGTTCGACCCTGTCGGCGTAGAGCAGCGCGTGGGACGGGTCGAAGACCAGGGCCACCTCGCCCGACAGGCCACCGTTGCCGCTCAGGACCTGGACGACCTGGTCGCCGAGGCGGACGTCGTACTCGTAGCGGGAGCCGACGTAGGAGCTGGTGATGACCTGGGTGCTGAGTCTGTTCGCGCCGGCTGCCCCCTCCGCCGCCGTGACCTCCAAGCGCTCCGGGCGGACCGCCACCGTGACCGAGTCGTCGACCACGACCGGCCGTTCGCTGTCGACCCGCACGACGTCCCCGCTCGCGTCGAGGCGGACGCTGTGCCGGTTGCCGTCCTGCCCCACCACCTTGCCGGTCAGGAAGTTGCAGCGGCCCACGAAGGCGGCCACCGCGGGCGCGGCGGGGCGCTCGTAGATCTCGTGCGGCGTACCGATCTGGATCATGTTGCCGCCTTCCATCACCGCGATGCGGTCGCTGAGCGCCAACGCCTCCTCCTGGTCGTGCGTCACGTACACCGTCGTGATGCCCAACTCCTCCTGGAGCCGCTTCAGCCACGCCCGCGCCTGCTCGCGCAGCTTCGCGTCCAGGTTGGAGAGGGGTTCGTCCAGGAGCAGTACGGTCGGGGAGTAGACCAACGCCCGGGCCAGCGCCACTCGTTGCTGCTGGCCGCCCGAGAGCTGGTGCGGGTAGCGGGCGGACAACTCCGCGAGGCCCACCTTGTCGAGGGCGTCGTGGATCAGGGTCTTCTGCTTCTCCTTCGGCACCTTGCGGATGTTGAGCGGCAGCGCCAGGTTCTTCGCGATCGTCATGTGCGGCCAGAGCGCGTACGACTGGAAGACCATGCCGAGGTTGCGTTCCTCGGGAGGAAGGAAGACACCGGCGGACGCGTCCACGAACGGCCTGCCGCCCACCGCGATCGAGCCCTCCGTCGGGTGCTCAAGGCCCGCTATGCAGTTCAGCGTCGTCGACTTGCCGCAGCCGCTCGCGCCCAGCAGGGTGAAGAACTCGCCGTCCTTGATGGTGAAGGTGACATCGCGCAGGACGGAGTTGTCCCCGAACGTCTTGGCCAGGTTCTTGACGGTCACCTCAGGCAT
Protein-coding sequences here:
- a CDS encoding ABC transporter ATP-binding protein — encoded protein: MPEVTVKNLAKTFGDNSVLRDVTFTIKDGEFFTLLGASGCGKSTTLNCIAGLEHPTEGSIAVGGRPFVDASAGVFLPPEERNLGMVFQSYALWPHMTIAKNLALPLNIRKVPKEKQKTLIHDALDKVGLAELSARYPHQLSGGQQQRVALARALVYSPTVLLLDEPLSNLDAKLREQARAWLKRLQEELGITTVYVTHDQEEALALSDRIAVMEGGNMIQIGTPHEIYERPAAPAVAAFVGRCNFLTGKVVGQDGNRHSVRLDASGDVVRVDSERPVVVDDSVTVAVRPERLEVTAAEGAAGANRLSTQVITSSYVGSRYEYDVRLGDQVVQVLSGNGGLSGEVALVFDPSHALLYADRVELPEDQRDLLTVAK